In the genome of Pelodiscus sinensis isolate JC-2024 chromosome 15, ASM4963464v1, whole genome shotgun sequence, one region contains:
- the LOC142818418 gene encoding maestro heat-like repeat-containing protein family member 7, producing MDSRVEEGAIYDIEEQLHTRDTSPAALQRFLLAVPPACLAALQRGEDTLAPRCCKDTMMARIVEIMEDSPPPLVLADCLNAACSLSTLQPPLQAQLLSPLLRAAVGQTVSGDWQQEPIHTQQFIRALPVDLQALLASLLAESPDTARLQLIMEHLSPWLESRLPQERARALGSTTALLGVATTLPGFENSADWPRMGHHVAQLGLFISDPSEDVSRLARKGVHSLYQLLLHHRGLNIHQAEDLWCRHYYKERWVLAHSNTVRVGEAD from the exons atggactcccgggtggaggaaggggccatctatgatattgaagagcagctccacacccgggacacg agcccagccgccctgcagcggttcctcctggccgtcccccccgcctgcctcgccgccctccaaaggggcgaggacaccctggcgccgcgctgctgcaaggacaccatgatggccaggatcgtg gagatcatggaggactccccccccccactggtcttggccgactgcctcaacgccgcctgcagcctcag caccttgcagcctcccctacaggcccagctcctgagccccctgctgagggcggccgtgggacagactgtgtctggggactggcagcaggagcccatccacacgcag cagttcatccgggcccttcccgtcgacctccaggccctactggcaagcctcctcgccgagtccccagacaccgccaggctgcagctgatcatggag cacctgagcccgtggctggagtcccgcctgccccaggagcgagccagggcccttggcagcaccacggccctgctgggagtcgccaccaccctcccggggtttgag aactccgccgactggccgaggatgggtcaccacgtggcccagctgggcctttttatttcggacccatccgaagacgtcagccggctggcccggaagggggtgcacagcctgtaccaactcctcctgcaccacaggg gcctcaacatccaccaggcagaggacctgtggtgcaggcactactataaggagagatgggtcctggcgcatagcaacaccgtcagggtgggagag gcaGACTGA